One Glycine max cultivar Williams 82 chromosome 1, Glycine_max_v4.0, whole genome shotgun sequence genomic window, AGAACTGCTAGCAGTTCCATAACTCTTCTCACCTCATCACAAAACTCCTTCACTTAAGAATAAAGGAGAGAAGCAGAGGGCCTAggataattaaactttttagcaGCATCTATACTTCCTTTGCTGGTAGACGCAGGGAGTCCATTGGGGTGGCCAAGGCCAGAGCCACTAACTCTACACTTTTTATGATCACCATTTTTCACCTTATCATTTGATTCGCGTAGCTGCTCCAATGCTTTCACCACCTCATCCATATTTGGCCTGTATTTGGGCTCTACAGAAAGACATTGAAAAGCAAGGGTGGCTGCCCTTTGAGCTTGGGTAAGGGAATACTGTCCTTCAAGACGACTATCCATCACACGAAAAACTCTGCGTTTGTTAGAAAGGTAAGGCTTTGCCCATTCAACTAGGCATTGCTCTCCAGATGGTCGGTTCTTGTCTATGGCTCGTCTTCCTGATAAcatttccaaaagaactacTCCAAAACTATAGACATCACTCTTGGCAGTGAGGTGACCTGGTAAAAATGGAGAAAGAATTGGTTAGTCATAAAATTTTCTATGGATCAACCCCTTGTTTGTATATTATGCTAAAAATTTAGTGTGACTTAGATTTAGTTGTTTCACAAATCTATAAATAAAGATTGAAACAGAATAGTGTTTTGCAGAAAGTGTATAGGATATTATATATTACATCCTATGAAAAGTGGTGCCAGCAAAACTAACTGGTATTCTGCAAAAGCTTGGAGAAAGTAATGCAGCTTAATGGTACTATTATTGTACATGTAAGAGTATTTGAAACCATTCCTATGCAATGATGTCTAAAGAGTCCTAGACAAAGAAAATGACCTggaattgatttatatatagtCCATCAACAAAAACAGTATATTTTGATATGGAAAACTGTTGCATGGAAAGCCAAAAGGCAAGTCAGGAACCTGATTTGACAAACACCAGATATTGTACCTGTTGCTAGATACTCTGGTGCTGCATATCCATGGGTTCCCATGACCCTAGTAGAAACATGGCTTTTATCACCAGTTGGTCCATCTCTGGCCAGCCCAAAATCAGAAAGTTTGGCATTATAGTTCTGCAAAACATAAGTCAATCAAGCAGCTTAGTGAGTGCATGCTAAATCGTATATTCAACCATATGAAGATATGGCCAAGTTTCCAATACTTACAGTATCAAGAAGGATATTGGAAGTCTTAAAGTCACGGTATATGACTTTAGTTTCTGTGCTATGGAGAAAAGCAAGACCCCTTGCAGCCCCAAGGGATATTTTCAATCTCAAAGTCCAAGAAAGCTGCTGAAAATGAGATCCTCCTGCATCAATGATGAGTTCATTCAACATTAGTATAGGAACTTCGGAGGAACAAGAGAATATTACAATCTTTGAAGGAGGACTAGCACTACTTGTACAAAGCCTAAGCCTAAGGAAAGAAATCAggaaatataatgaaattagCAAACAACTCCTAAGATAGTTTCACAATTACACAATTAATTGACTCAACAATATATTGAGATATTCTATATTCTAAGATACCCTAAATGTTCTCTATCAGGAAGGAACAATAAGCGGAAATATAGTATTCGTATAAATTAGATGGTACTGACTTCTGAACAGAT contains:
- the LOC100795058 gene encoding receptor-like cytoplasmic kinase 176 isoform X1; amino-acid sequence: MGACWSSRIKAVSPSNTGFTSRSVSRDGHDIQSSSRNSSASIPMTPRSEGEILQFSNLKSYSYNELKMATKNFCPDSVLGEGGFGSVFKGWIDEHSLAVTRPGTGMVIAVKKLNQDSFQGHKEWLAEINYLGQLQNPNLVKLIGYCLEDQHRLLVYEYMPKGSVENHLFRRGSHFQQLSWTLRLKISLGAARGLAFLHSTETKVIYRDFKTSNILLDTNYNAKLSDFGLARDGPTGDKSHVSTRVMGTHGYAAPEYLATGHLTAKSDVYSFGVVLLEMLSGRRAIDKNRPSGEQCLVEWAKPYLSNKRRVFRVMDSRLEGQYSLTQAQRAATLAFQCLSVEPKYRPNMDEVVKALEQLRESNDKVKNGDHKKCRVSGSGLGHPNGLPASTSKGSIDAAKKFNYPRPSASLLYS